In one Streptomyces sp. NBC_01288 genomic region, the following are encoded:
- a CDS encoding AMP-binding protein codes for MNSYSHGTSGTSLLGDTIGANLDRAVAAWPDREALVDVPSGRRWTYGQFASDVDQLAYALLASGVAKGDRVGIWAINCPEWVLVQYATARIGAVMVNINPAYRTHEVEFVLNQAGISVLFASAGHKSSDYRAMVEQVRSKCPQLRETVYIGDPSWDAMAARGAADRAEELRSREAELSCDDPINIQYTSGTTGFPKGATLSHHNILNNGYFVGELIAYSEQDRVCIPVPFYHCFGMVMGNLAATSHGACIVIPAPSFDPAATLKAVQQERCTSLYGVPTMFIAELNLPDFASYDLSSLRTGIMAGSTCPVEVMKRVVAEMHMAEVSICYGMTETSPVSLQTRMDDDLEHRTGTVGRVLPHLEVKVVDPATGVTQPRGTAGELCTRGYSVMLGYWNEPEKTAEAIDAGRWMHTGDLAMMREDGYVEIVGRIKDMIIRGGENIYPREIEEFLYTHPKIADVQVVGVPHERYGEEVLACVIPRDPADPLTLEELRGFCEGRLAHYKIPSLLQIMDAFPMTVSGKVRKIELRERAVRGR; via the coding sequence ATGAACTCGTACAGCCATGGAACCAGCGGGACTTCACTCCTCGGCGACACCATCGGGGCGAACCTCGACCGGGCGGTCGCCGCGTGGCCCGACCGCGAGGCGCTCGTCGACGTCCCGTCCGGGCGGCGCTGGACCTACGGCCAATTCGCCTCCGATGTCGACCAGTTGGCGTACGCGCTGCTCGCGAGCGGGGTCGCCAAGGGTGACCGGGTGGGGATCTGGGCGATCAACTGCCCCGAGTGGGTGCTCGTTCAGTACGCCACCGCCCGCATCGGCGCGGTCATGGTGAACATCAACCCGGCGTACCGGACCCACGAGGTCGAGTTCGTCCTCAACCAGGCGGGGATCTCGGTCCTGTTCGCCTCGGCCGGCCACAAGAGCAGCGACTACCGAGCGATGGTCGAGCAAGTCCGGTCCAAGTGCCCGCAGTTGCGGGAGACGGTGTACATCGGCGATCCGAGCTGGGACGCGATGGCAGCCCGGGGCGCGGCCGACCGTGCGGAGGAACTGCGGTCCCGCGAGGCCGAGTTGTCCTGCGACGACCCCATCAACATCCAGTACACCTCGGGTACGACGGGCTTCCCCAAGGGCGCCACTCTCTCCCACCACAACATCCTCAACAACGGTTATTTCGTCGGTGAGTTGATCGCCTACAGCGAGCAGGACCGGGTCTGCATCCCGGTGCCCTTCTACCACTGCTTCGGCATGGTCATGGGCAACCTCGCGGCCACCTCGCACGGTGCGTGCATCGTGATCCCGGCCCCGTCCTTCGACCCGGCGGCGACCCTGAAGGCGGTCCAGCAGGAGCGCTGCACATCGCTCTACGGCGTACCGACCATGTTCATCGCGGAGTTGAACCTCCCCGACTTCGCGTCCTACGACCTCTCGTCACTCCGCACCGGCATCATGGCGGGCTCGACCTGCCCGGTCGAGGTGATGAAACGGGTGGTCGCCGAGATGCACATGGCGGAGGTGTCCATCTGCTACGGCATGACGGAGACGTCCCCGGTCTCGCTCCAGACGAGGATGGACGACGACCTGGAACACCGCACCGGCACGGTCGGCCGCGTCCTCCCGCACCTGGAGGTCAAGGTCGTCGACCCGGCGACGGGTGTGACCCAACCCCGGGGCACGGCAGGCGAGTTGTGCACCCGCGGCTACAGCGTGATGCTCGGCTACTGGAACGAGCCCGAGAAGACGGCTGAGGCGATCGACGCGGGCCGCTGGATGCACACGGGTGACCTCGCGATGATGCGCGAGGACGGCTACGTCGAGATCGTCGGCCGCATCAAGGACATGATCATCCGGGGCGGCGAGAACATCTACCCGCGCGAGATCGAGGAGTTCCTCTACACCCACCCGAAGATCGCGGACGTCCAGGTGGTGGGGGTGCCGCACGAGCGCTACGGGGAGGAGGTGCTGGCGTGCGTGATCCCGAGGGATCCGGCGGACCCGCTGACCCTGGAGGAGCTGCGGGGGTTCTGCGAGGGAAGGCTGGCGCACTACAAGATTCCGAGTCTGCTCCAGATCATGGATGCCTTTCCGATGACGGTGTCGGGGAAGGTACGGAAGATCGAGCTGCGGGAGCGGGCCGTTCGGGGGCGGTGA
- a CDS encoding AMP-binding protein translates to MTTASESFRSARDFLLAHRTDYATAYEGFSWPRPEHFNWALDWFDAIAAGNDRTALHIVEEDGTEAALSFAEMSERSNRVANWLRAQGVRAEDRILVMLGNQTELWETALAAMKLGAVVIPATPLLGPADLRDRVERGRVRQVIVRSGDVDKFDEVPGTYTRIAVGGAVEGWRTYEDAYAASAEFTADGPTLADDPLMLYFTSGTTAHPKLVEHTHTSYPIGHLATMYWIGLRPGDVHLNISSPGWAKHAWSNLFAPWNAEATVFIHNYTRFDAARLMAEMDRAGVTTFCAPPTVWRMLIQADLSQLRTPPREALAAGEPLNPEVIEQVRRAWGVTIRDGFGQTETAVQVSNSPGQPLKTGSMGRPSPGYRVELLDPVSGAPGAAEGEIALDLSDAPVGLMTGYHGDPDRTAEAMAGGYYRTGDIGSRDEDGYITYVGRSDDVFKASDYKISPFELESALLEHEAVAEAAVVPAPDELRLAVPKAYVVLAAGWEPGPDTAKVLFEHSRDVLAPYKRIRRLEFADLPKTVSGKIRRIELREATAAGSDAEYREEDFR, encoded by the coding sequence ATGACGACGGCGAGTGAGTCGTTCCGTAGCGCGAGGGATTTTCTGCTGGCGCACCGTACGGACTATGCCACGGCCTACGAGGGTTTCTCCTGGCCCAGGCCCGAGCACTTCAACTGGGCGCTCGACTGGTTCGACGCCATCGCGGCCGGCAACGACCGCACCGCGCTGCACATCGTCGAGGAGGACGGCACCGAGGCCGCCCTGTCCTTCGCGGAGATGTCCGAGCGCTCGAACCGGGTCGCCAACTGGCTGCGCGCCCAGGGCGTCCGCGCCGAGGACCGCATCCTCGTCATGCTCGGCAACCAGACCGAGCTGTGGGAGACGGCCCTGGCCGCGATGAAGCTGGGCGCCGTCGTCATCCCGGCCACCCCGCTGCTCGGCCCCGCCGACCTGCGCGACCGTGTCGAACGCGGCCGGGTCCGGCAGGTGATCGTGCGCTCCGGGGACGTCGACAAGTTCGACGAGGTGCCCGGGACGTACACGCGGATCGCGGTCGGCGGCGCGGTCGAGGGCTGGCGGACGTACGAGGACGCGTACGCGGCTTCCGCGGAGTTCACGGCGGACGGCCCGACCCTGGCCGACGACCCCCTGATGCTGTACTTCACCTCGGGCACGACCGCCCACCCCAAGCTGGTGGAGCACACTCACACGTCGTACCCGATCGGGCACTTGGCGACGATGTACTGGATCGGTCTGCGCCCCGGCGACGTGCACCTCAACATCTCCTCGCCCGGCTGGGCCAAGCACGCCTGGTCGAACCTCTTCGCGCCGTGGAACGCGGAGGCGACCGTCTTCATCCACAACTACACGCGCTTCGACGCGGCCCGGCTGATGGCCGAGATGGACCGTGCGGGGGTCACCACCTTCTGCGCCCCGCCGACGGTGTGGCGGATGCTGATCCAGGCCGACCTGAGCCAGCTGCGCACCCCGCCCCGCGAGGCGCTGGCGGCGGGGGAGCCCTTGAACCCCGAGGTGATCGAGCAGGTGCGGCGCGCCTGGGGCGTCACCATCCGGGACGGTTTCGGCCAGACGGAGACGGCCGTGCAGGTGTCGAACAGTCCCGGTCAGCCGCTGAAGACGGGTTCGATGGGGCGGCCGAGCCCGGGTTACCGGGTCGAGTTGCTGGACCCTGTGTCGGGTGCGCCGGGCGCGGCCGAGGGCGAGATCGCGCTCGACCTGTCCGACGCGCCGGTCGGCCTGATGACCGGCTACCACGGAGACCCGGACCGTACGGCGGAGGCGATGGCCGGCGGCTACTACCGCACCGGCGACATCGGCTCCCGCGACGAGGACGGCTACATCACCTACGTCGGCCGCTCCGACGACGTCTTCAAGGCCTCCGACTACAAGATCTCCCCGTTCGAGCTGGAGAGCGCCCTGCTGGAGCACGAGGCGGTGGCCGAGGCCGCCGTGGTGCCCGCGCCGGACGAGCTGCGGCTCGCCGTACCGAAGGCGTACGTCGTCCTCGCGGCGGGCTGGGAGCCGGGACCCGACACCGCGAAGGTGCTGTTCGAGCACTCGCGGGACGTCCTCGCCCCGTACAAGCGCATCCGCCGCCTGGAGTTCGCCGATCTGCCCAAGACCGTCTCCGGCAAGATCCGCCGGATCGAACTGCGGGAGGCGACGGCCGCGGGGTCGGACGCCGAGTACCGCGAGGAGGACTTCCGATGA
- a CDS encoding helix-turn-helix transcriptional regulator translates to MVEIQSALVRLRRGTGLPVAFGGLVETGRQQMRISELSGTLTPSLRALAITSGNGLGGKAVALARPCAVADYSSSHQISHEYDAPVATEGLRAILAVPVVVRRRVRGVLYGALRTAQPLGDRMLSAAMEAARDVEQALVVREEVRELLSAAHPAPAPDPAASAAWEQVREAHAALRALAPRIPDPALRAELLDACGLLTAEAATGVVELAPRELDVLTCVAAGATNAVAAERLGLRPETVKGYLRSAMRRLGAHTRGEAVVAARRAGVLP, encoded by the coding sequence ATGGTGGAGATTCAGTCGGCGCTGGTACGGCTCCGGCGGGGTACGGGGCTGCCCGTCGCCTTCGGCGGCCTGGTGGAGACCGGCCGGCAGCAGATGCGCATCAGCGAACTGAGCGGCACGTTGACCCCGTCCCTGCGCGCCCTCGCGATCACCTCGGGCAACGGCCTCGGCGGCAAGGCGGTCGCCCTCGCCCGCCCGTGCGCCGTCGCCGACTACTCGTCCTCCCACCAGATCAGCCACGAGTACGACGCCCCGGTCGCCACCGAGGGCCTCCGCGCGATCCTCGCGGTCCCGGTCGTCGTACGCCGCCGGGTGCGCGGTGTCCTCTACGGCGCGCTGCGCACCGCCCAGCCGTTGGGCGACCGGATGCTCAGCGCGGCGATGGAGGCCGCCCGGGACGTGGAACAGGCGCTGGTCGTACGGGAGGAGGTGCGGGAGCTGCTGAGCGCGGCGCACCCGGCACCGGCCCCCGACCCGGCGGCGAGCGCGGCGTGGGAGCAGGTGCGGGAGGCGCACGCGGCGCTGCGGGCGCTGGCTCCGCGCATCCCGGACCCGGCACTGCGGGCCGAACTGCTGGACGCCTGCGGCCTGTTGACGGCGGAGGCCGCCACCGGGGTCGTAGAACTCGCGCCTCGGGAGCTGGACGTCCTGACGTGTGTGGCGGCCGGGGCGACGAACGCGGTGGCGGCGGAGCGGCTCGGGCTGCGGCCGGAGACGGTGAAGGGGTATCTGCGCTCGGCGATGCGGAGGCTCGGGGCGCACACCCGCGGGGAGGCCGTGGTGGCGGCGCGACGGGCGGGGGTACTGCCGTGA
- a CDS encoding ATP-binding protein has protein sequence MTVRRDFKEPARTRPDLVIGREEMFNAARDQLAEGGSVLLHGPAGIGKSTVLRALAAEYGETARTVLRCSATESESHLPFLALADLLGLVLDEVSERLPAAQRTALESALTGRGESSLQRDGLALRLAVLSALRALAADGPVLVVADDLQWLDPASAELLGFAARRLGDTQVQMVFAVRTEGQEYDRYLSASPPDTLAFRLSPLSRAQVSALLDHRGYTGLPRSTVREIHRTSGGNPLFALELGRALAENPTPPRPGEPLPVPTSLRALVLSRLDMLPAEARRTLLVASAGARPTVALLQTAGRENAEAETAQAAELGLLATESEAPAVRFAHPLISAALYAEAPAQERRAAHAALSTAASDPIERARHLALATTGTNPEVAARLAEAATLARDRGAPSVAASLGLLAARHTPGDSVPGPDERRLQASEDAITAGELDLARDIAREVLTRTSVPAERVRAWIIVIDTAGHSMADVDAVFPQALADAGDDPRLLALVRYQLAWRALLVEGDFAEARAETARSAELAARAGDRRTELLALSFQAQTETLMGHPDAPLTIKRALKEPQDPRVACHHNGAGSARFRWLVMSDQLPEARATITALLREVRRRGSVESEVHFLRGFAETELRSGHCGRALDLAREGLRLARDSGIGQTASAMLTALAEASGGDVEEGLALAREAVEHAEEDGDQMYLSRALGALGYAQLVAGDAHGTVRSLRRVRELEQALGVTDPARGRWHGDLAEALVRIGETTEAQDVIDVTRERALRLGRESVLAVLDRAEALVRAARGEHDEAVAQLTSVQDRLAKLGYGLEEARAAFALASLRTGQPGPTSYDEATRLFRRCRALPWLRQVDEAAVTRAPEPAPVPTPAPTLEGLDGLASMERQVAALVMEGATNREIAARLFISVKTVEATLTRVYRKLGIRSRVDIVRLAAGRRPN, from the coding sequence GTGACCGTGCGACGGGACTTCAAGGAGCCTGCCAGAACGCGCCCCGACCTGGTCATCGGCCGGGAGGAGATGTTCAACGCCGCCCGTGACCAGCTCGCCGAGGGTGGCAGTGTGCTGCTCCACGGCCCCGCCGGAATAGGAAAGTCGACCGTCCTGCGGGCGTTGGCCGCGGAATACGGCGAGACGGCGCGCACCGTGTTGCGCTGCTCGGCCACGGAGTCCGAATCCCATCTCCCCTTCCTGGCCCTCGCCGACCTCCTTGGTCTGGTCCTGGACGAGGTGTCCGAGCGACTGCCCGCCGCCCAGCGCACCGCACTGGAATCCGCGCTCACCGGCCGCGGCGAGTCCTCCCTCCAGCGCGACGGACTCGCCCTGCGCCTGGCCGTCCTGTCCGCGCTGCGCGCCCTCGCGGCCGACGGTCCCGTGCTCGTCGTAGCGGACGATCTCCAGTGGCTGGACCCGGCCAGCGCGGAGTTGCTCGGGTTCGCCGCGCGGCGGCTCGGGGACACCCAGGTGCAGATGGTGTTCGCGGTGCGCACCGAGGGCCAGGAGTACGACCGGTATCTGAGCGCGTCGCCGCCGGACACCCTCGCGTTCCGGCTCAGTCCGCTGTCCCGGGCGCAGGTGTCGGCGCTGCTCGACCATCGCGGGTACACCGGGCTGCCGCGTTCCACGGTCCGCGAGATCCACCGTACGAGTGGCGGAAACCCGTTGTTCGCGCTGGAGTTGGGGCGCGCGCTGGCCGAGAACCCGACCCCGCCGAGACCGGGCGAGCCGCTGCCCGTGCCCACTTCACTACGCGCGTTGGTGCTGAGCCGGCTCGACATGCTGCCCGCCGAGGCGCGCCGCACGCTGCTGGTCGCGAGCGCGGGCGCCCGGCCCACCGTCGCCCTGCTCCAGACGGCCGGCCGCGAGAACGCCGAAGCCGAGACCGCCCAGGCGGCCGAACTCGGCCTGCTGGCAACGGAGTCCGAGGCTCCCGCCGTACGGTTCGCGCATCCGCTGATCTCGGCCGCGCTGTACGCGGAGGCTCCCGCGCAGGAGCGGCGGGCCGCGCACGCGGCGCTCTCGACCGCGGCCTCCGACCCCATCGAGCGCGCCCGGCACCTGGCCCTCGCGACCACCGGCACCAACCCGGAGGTCGCCGCCCGGCTCGCCGAGGCCGCGACCCTGGCCCGCGACCGCGGGGCCCCCTCGGTCGCCGCGTCGCTCGGACTGCTGGCCGCCCGACACACCCCCGGCGACAGCGTGCCGGGGCCCGACGAGCGCCGGTTGCAGGCATCCGAGGACGCCATCACCGCCGGCGAGCTGGACCTCGCCCGGGACATCGCGCGCGAGGTGCTGACCCGGACCTCGGTGCCCGCCGAGCGGGTGCGGGCCTGGATCATCGTGATCGACACCGCCGGCCACTCCATGGCGGACGTCGACGCCGTCTTCCCGCAGGCCCTCGCCGACGCGGGCGACGACCCCCGGCTGCTCGCCCTGGTCCGCTACCAACTGGCCTGGCGCGCCCTGCTCGTTGAGGGCGACTTCGCCGAGGCCCGCGCCGAGACCGCGCGCTCGGCCGAACTCGCCGCCCGCGCCGGTGACCGGCGCACCGAACTCCTCGCACTCTCCTTCCAGGCGCAGACCGAGACCCTGATGGGCCATCCGGACGCCCCGCTCACCATCAAGCGCGCGTTGAAGGAGCCCCAGGACCCGAGGGTGGCGTGCCATCACAACGGCGCGGGCTCGGCCCGGTTCCGCTGGCTGGTGATGAGCGATCAGCTGCCCGAGGCACGCGCGACCATCACCGCGCTGCTGCGCGAGGTGCGGCGTCGCGGGTCGGTGGAGAGTGAGGTGCACTTCCTGCGCGGCTTCGCCGAGACCGAACTGCGCTCCGGGCACTGCGGCCGCGCCCTCGACCTGGCCCGCGAGGGCCTGCGGCTGGCCCGCGACTCCGGGATCGGCCAGACGGCGTCCGCGATGCTCACCGCGCTCGCCGAGGCCTCCGGCGGTGACGTCGAGGAGGGGCTGGCGCTGGCCCGCGAGGCGGTGGAGCACGCCGAGGAGGACGGCGACCAGATGTATCTCTCCCGTGCTCTCGGGGCCCTGGGGTACGCCCAGTTGGTCGCCGGGGACGCGCACGGCACGGTCCGCTCGCTGCGCCGGGTCCGCGAGCTGGAGCAGGCCCTCGGGGTGACCGACCCGGCGCGCGGCCGCTGGCACGGCGACCTCGCCGAGGCCCTCGTCCGGATCGGCGAGACCACCGAGGCCCAGGACGTCATCGACGTGACACGTGAACGCGCGCTGCGCCTCGGCCGCGAGAGCGTCCTCGCCGTACTCGACCGCGCCGAGGCCCTCGTCCGGGCGGCCCGCGGCGAACACGACGAGGCCGTAGCCCAACTGACGTCGGTTCAGGACCGCCTCGCCAAACTGGGCTACGGCCTGGAGGAGGCCCGCGCCGCCTTCGCGCTGGCGTCGCTGCGCACCGGACAGCCCGGACCCACCTCGTACGACGAGGCGACCCGGCTGTTCCGCCGGTGCCGGGCGCTGCCCTGGCTGCGCCAAGTGGACGAGGCTGCCGTCACCAGGGCGCCGGAGCCGGCGCCCGTGCCCACGCCCGCGCCCACCCTCGAAGGACTCGACGGGCTGGCCTCGATGGAGCGTCAGGTCGCCGCGCTCGTCATGGAGGGCGCCACCAACCGGGAGATCGCCGCCCGGCTGTTCATCAGCGTCAAGACGGTCGAGGCGACCCTGACCCGCGTCTACCGCAAGCTGGGGATCCGCTCCCGGGTGGATATCGTCCGACTGGCGGCGGGGCGCCGTCCGAACTGA
- a CDS encoding S1 family peptidase: MFGLNRAKRTTAVVAAAAAAAATALLSAPTAVAAPQPIVGGSTTTTTSYPFVMQITDASQNQFCGGTLVSATKVVTAAHCMVGETTSSVRVVGGRTYLNGTNGTVSKVSKIWINPSYTDATNGDDVAVLTLSTSMPYTTASYVSSSQTSVYAAGTTARILGWGTTSESGSSSNQLRTATVPIVSDSSCKSSYGSDFIASDMVCAGYTSGGVDTCQGDSGGPLLIGGVLAGITSWGEGCAEAGYPGVYSRLTTFSSLVTTQVNS, from the coding sequence ATGTTCGGGCTCAACCGCGCCAAGAGAACCACCGCAGTCGTCGCAGCAGCCGCCGCTGCCGCAGCGACCGCACTGCTCAGCGCCCCCACCGCTGTGGCAGCCCCCCAGCCCATCGTCGGCGGTTCCACGACCACGACGACGTCGTACCCGTTCGTCATGCAGATCACGGACGCCTCGCAGAACCAGTTCTGCGGCGGCACGCTCGTCTCCGCCACCAAGGTGGTCACCGCCGCCCACTGCATGGTCGGCGAGACCACCAGCAGCGTGCGCGTGGTCGGCGGCCGTACGTACCTCAACGGTACGAACGGCACCGTCAGCAAGGTCAGCAAGATCTGGATCAACCCCAGCTACACGGACGCCACCAACGGCGACGACGTGGCCGTGCTGACCCTGTCGACGTCGATGCCGTACACCACGGCCTCGTACGTCTCCTCCTCCCAGACCAGCGTGTACGCGGCCGGCACCACCGCCCGCATCCTCGGCTGGGGCACCACCTCGGAGAGCGGCAGCTCCTCCAACCAGCTGCGGACCGCGACCGTCCCGATCGTGTCCGACTCCAGCTGCAAGAGCTCCTACGGTTCGGACTTCATCGCGTCCGACATGGTTTGCGCCGGATACACATCCGGCGGCGTAGACACCTGCCAGGGCGACAGCGGCGGTCCCCTGCTCATCGGGGGCGTCCTGGCAGGGATCACTTCTTGGGGCGAGGGCTGTGCCGAGGCGGGTTACCCGGGTGTCTACTCCCGGCTGACCACGTTCTCCAGCCTGGTGACCACACAGGTCAACTCGTAA
- a CDS encoding LysE family translocator — protein sequence MVSTDRFLAFAAMSLLVIVIPGPSVLFVIGRALAHGRRTAVATALGNVFGSYLLVTAVAFGIGALVERSVTIYLTVKLAGAAYLVYLGVQAFRHRKDLKASAMRTAPGQEPRGDLRTVLDGALVGVTNPKGVVFFAAVLPQFVNHSAGHVPLQMLLLGLIPISIGLVTDTLWGLTASAARTWFAGSDRRLSLIGGAGGCTMIGLGVTVAVTGRAD from the coding sequence ATGGTGTCCACGGACCGTTTCCTCGCCTTCGCCGCGATGTCGTTGCTGGTGATCGTGATCCCGGGCCCGAGTGTCCTGTTCGTCATCGGCCGCGCACTCGCCCACGGCCGCCGCACAGCGGTGGCGACGGCGCTCGGCAACGTCTTCGGCTCGTACCTGCTGGTGACGGCGGTGGCGTTCGGCATCGGCGCACTGGTCGAACGCTCGGTCACGATCTACCTGACGGTGAAGCTGGCGGGCGCGGCCTACCTCGTGTACCTCGGGGTCCAGGCGTTCCGCCACCGCAAGGACCTCAAGGCATCCGCGATGCGAACCGCTCCTGGGCAGGAGCCCCGAGGCGACCTCCGCACGGTCCTCGACGGCGCCCTGGTCGGCGTCACCAACCCCAAGGGCGTGGTGTTCTTCGCCGCCGTACTCCCCCAGTTCGTCAACCACTCCGCGGGCCACGTCCCGCTCCAGATGCTCCTGCTCGGCCTCATCCCGATCTCGATCGGCCTGGTCACGGACACCCTCTGGGGCCTCACCGCCTCGGCGGCCCGCACGTGGTTCGCCGGCTCCGACCGCCGCCTGTCCCTGATCGGCGGCGCGGGCGGCTGCACGATGATCGGCCTGGGCGTGACGGTCGCGGTGACGGGCCGCGCGGACTGA
- a CDS encoding winged helix DNA-binding domain-containing protein codes for MTKAPVLDPRSLNRATLARQLLLRRSPLSAHAAVEHLLGLQAQNVKPPYYALAARLDGFAPEELSGLMAEREVVRIVSMRSTIHTHTAADCLTLRPLVQAARDRELGNFRKGLVGVDLDRLAVLARELVEVEPRTMKELREALLVEWPDADPQALGIAARCKLPLVQVTPRGLWGRSGQVALTTAEHWLGRPAEPAPAPDATVLRYLAAFGPASVKDMQIWAGLTRLREAFERLRPQLVTFYDPNGVELFDLPDAPRPDADTPAPPRFLPEFDNLLLSHADRTRVVPPEYWGRAWWGNVAHRTFLVDGFLAGVWKVDEGNGHLVVEPFGKLSKVQRDEVVAEGTRMLDTMHKGTSYDIRFGTVVQR; via the coding sequence ATGACGAAGGCCCCCGTACTCGACCCCCGCTCCCTCAACCGCGCCACCCTCGCCCGGCAACTCCTCCTCCGCCGCTCACCCCTCTCCGCTCACGCCGCCGTCGAGCATCTCCTCGGCCTCCAGGCCCAGAACGTCAAGCCGCCGTACTACGCCCTCGCCGCCCGCCTCGACGGATTCGCGCCCGAGGAACTGTCCGGGCTGATGGCCGAGCGCGAGGTCGTCCGGATCGTCAGCATGCGCTCCACCATCCACACCCACACCGCCGCCGACTGCCTCACCCTCCGCCCGCTCGTGCAGGCCGCCCGCGATCGTGAGCTCGGCAATTTCCGCAAGGGGCTCGTCGGCGTCGACCTGGACCGGCTCGCGGTACTCGCCCGTGAACTCGTCGAGGTCGAGCCGCGCACCATGAAGGAGTTGCGCGAGGCGCTTCTCGTCGAGTGGCCCGACGCCGACCCGCAGGCCCTCGGGATCGCCGCCCGCTGCAAGCTCCCGCTCGTCCAGGTCACCCCGCGCGGGCTGTGGGGCCGTAGCGGACAAGTCGCGCTCACCACCGCCGAGCACTGGCTCGGGCGGCCCGCCGAACCCGCGCCCGCCCCGGACGCGACCGTCCTGCGCTATCTCGCCGCCTTCGGGCCGGCCTCCGTCAAGGACATGCAGATCTGGGCGGGTCTGACCCGGCTGCGTGAGGCCTTCGAGCGGCTGCGTCCGCAGCTCGTCACCTTCTACGATCCGAACGGCGTCGAGCTCTTCGACCTCCCGGACGCGCCCCGGCCCGACGCGGACACCCCGGCCCCGCCACGTTTCCTGCCGGAGTTCGACAACCTGCTCCTCTCCCACGCCGACCGCACTCGGGTCGTACCGCCCGAGTACTGGGGCCGTGCCTGGTGGGGCAACGTCGCTCACCGCACGTTCCTCGTCGACGGGTTCCTCGCCGGGGTCTGGAAAGTCGACGAGGGGAACGGCCACCTCGTCGTCGAGCCCTTCGGCAAGCTGAGCAAGGTTCAGCGGGATGAGGTGGTCGCCGAGGGTACGCGGATGCTCGACACCATGCACAAGGGGACGTCGTACGACATCCGGTTCGGGACGGTCGTACAGAGGTAG
- a CDS encoding magnesium and cobalt transport protein CorA — MPQRRARPTSNNGRNGRPPARTSGWRRTPTPPPAPAPEPPVSTSDATPSEPSDAGSVVQAALYRDGVRVSAPDTLADTFRELREQPSGMAWIGLARPTEDELLSLAAEFDLHPLAVEDAMEAHQRPKLERYGETLFVVLSAARYLDTTEEVDFGELHVFVGPDFVITVRHGAAPDLSAVRQRMEESPELLKLGPEAVLYAILDAVVDGYAPVVAGVQIDIDEIETEVFRGDPEVSRRIYELSREMVEFQRATRPLVGMLHSLMAGFAKYGTDEELQRYLRDVADHVTHTSERVDAFRQALTDMLTVNATLVTQQQNAEMRALAEAGFEQNEEIKKISSWAAILFAPTLVGTIYGMNFDRMPELHWVLGYPFAILLMAVVCTSLYVIFKRKDWL, encoded by the coding sequence ATGCCCCAGCGACGCGCCCGCCCCACGTCGAACAACGGCAGAAACGGCAGGCCGCCCGCCAGGACGTCCGGCTGGCGCCGCACACCGACCCCGCCCCCGGCGCCCGCACCCGAGCCCCCGGTGTCCACCTCCGACGCGACCCCCTCGGAACCGTCCGACGCGGGCAGCGTCGTCCAGGCAGCCCTGTACCGGGACGGCGTACGCGTCTCGGCACCGGACACCCTCGCCGACACGTTCCGCGAGCTGCGCGAACAGCCGTCCGGCATGGCCTGGATCGGCTTGGCCCGCCCCACCGAAGATGAACTCCTGTCCCTGGCAGCGGAGTTCGACCTCCACCCGCTGGCGGTCGAGGACGCGATGGAAGCCCACCAGCGCCCGAAACTGGAGCGCTACGGCGAGACGCTGTTCGTGGTCCTGAGCGCGGCCCGCTACCTGGACACCACGGAGGAGGTCGACTTCGGCGAGCTGCACGTCTTCGTCGGCCCGGACTTCGTGATCACGGTCCGGCACGGCGCGGCCCCCGATCTGTCGGCGGTCCGCCAACGCATGGAGGAATCCCCGGAGTTGCTGAAACTCGGCCCCGAGGCGGTGCTGTACGCCATCCTCGACGCGGTCGTCGACGGCTACGCGCCCGTCGTCGCCGGCGTCCAGATCGACATCGACGAGATCGAGACGGAGGTCTTCCGCGGCGACCCGGAGGTCTCCCGCCGCATCTACGAACTCTCCCGCGAAATGGTCGAGTTCCAGCGCGCCACCCGCCCCCTGGTCGGCATGCTGCACAGCCTGATGGCAGGCTTCGCGAAGTACGGCACCGACGAGGAACTCCAGCGCTACCTCCGCGACGTGGCCGACCACGTCACCCACACCAGCGAACGCGTCGACGCCTTCCGCCAGGCCCTCACGGACATGCTCACGGTGAACGCGACCCTCGTCACCCAGCAACAGAACGCGGAGATGCGGGCGTTGGCGGAGGCGGGGTTCGAGCAGAACGAGGAGATCAAGAAGATTTCTTCTTGGGCGGCGATTCTGTTCGCGCCGACGTTGGTGGGGACGATCTACGGGATGAACTTCGATCGGATGCCGGAGTTGCACTGGGTACTTGGATACCCCTTCGCAATCCTACTGATGGCGGTGGTGTGCACCAGTTTGTACGTCATCTTCAAGCGGAAAGACTGGCTCTGA